From the Strix uralensis isolate ZFMK-TIS-50842 chromosome 33, bStrUra1, whole genome shotgun sequence genome, one window contains:
- the COL2A1 gene encoding collagen alpha-1(II) chain — MPGRRPLRLAAGLAILCLAAVAAQDRDLPEAGSCLQDGQRYSDKDVWKPEPCRICVCDTGTVLCDEIICEELRDCPSPEIPFGECCPICPTDQPSEIWGGGVICLTPRFALQGQKGEPGDIKDVVGPRGPPGPQGPAGEQGQRGDRGEKGEKGAPGPRGRDGEPGTPGNPGPPGPPGPPGPPGLGGNFAAQMAGGFDEKAGGAQMGVMQGPMGPMGPRGPPGPSGAPGPQGFQGNPGEPGEPGAAGPMGPRGPPGPPGKPGDDGETGKPGKSGERGPPGPQGARGFPGTPGLPGVKGHRGYPGLDGAKGEAGAPGAKGESGSPGENGSPGPMGPRGLPGERGRPGPSGAAGARGNDGLPGPAGPPGPVGPAGAPGFPGAPGSKGEAGPTGARGPEGAQGPRGESGTPGSPGPAGAPGNPGTDGIPGAKGSAGAPGIAGAPGFPGPRGPPGPQGATGPLGPKGQTGEPGIAGFKGEQGPKGETGPAGPQGAPGPAGEEGKRGARGEPGAAGPVGPPGERGAPGNRGFPGQDGLAGPKGAPGERGPAGLAGPKGATGDPGRPGEPGLPGARGLTGRPGDAGPQGKVGPTGAPGEDGRPGPPGPQGARGQPGVMGFPGPKGANGEPGKAGEKGLPGAPGLRGLPGKDGETGAAGPPGPAGPAGERGEQGAPGPSGFQGLPGPPGPPGESGKPGDQGVPGEAGAPGLVGPRGERGFPGERGSPGAQGLQGPRGLPGTPGTDGPKGATGPAGPNGAQGPPGLQGMPGERGAAGIAGPKGDRGDVGEKGPEGAPGKDGARGLTGPIGPPGPAGPNGEKGESGPPGPSGAAGARGAPGERGEPGAPGPAGFAGPPGADGQPGAKGEQGEPGQKGDAGAPGPQGPSGAPGPQGPTGVTGPKGARGAQGPPGATGFPGAAGRVGPPGPNGNPGPPGPPGSAGKDGPKGARGDAGPPGRAGDPGLQGPAGPPGEKGEPGEDGPAGPDGPPGPQGLAGQRGIVGLPGQRGERGFPGLPGPSGEPGKQGAPGSAGDRGPPGPVGPPGLTGPAGEPGREGSPGSDGPPGRDGAAGVKGDRGETGPVGAPGAPGAPGAPGPVGPTGKQGDRGETGAQGPMGPSGPAGARGMPGPQGPRGDKGETGEAGERGLKGHRGFTGLQGLPGPPGPSGDQGAAGPAGPSGPRGPPGPVGPSGKDGSNGMPGPIGPPGPRGRSGEPGPAGPPGNPGPPGPPGPPGTGIDMSAFAGLGQTEKGPDPIRYMRADEAASSLRQHDVEVDATLKSLNNQIESIRSPEGSKKNPARTCRDIKLCHPEWKSGDYWIDPNQGCTLDAIKVFCNMETGETCVYPNPSSIPKKNWWTSKTKDKKHVWFAETINGGFHFSYGDEDLAPNTANIQMTFLRLLSTEGSQNVTYHCKNSIAYMDEETGNLKKAILIQGSNDVEIRAEGNSRFTYSVLEDGCTKHTGKWGKTVIEYRSQKTSRLPIVDIAPMDIGGADQEFGVDIGPVCFL, encoded by the exons ATGCccggccgccgcccgctccgcctcGCCGCCGGCCTCGCCATCCTCTGCCTCGCCGCCGTCGCCGCGCAGGACCGAGACCTCC CcgaagcaggcagctgcctgcaggacgGGCAGCGCTATAGCGATAAGGACGTCTGGAAGCCGGAGCCGTGCCGTATCTGCGTGTGCGACACGGGGACCGTCCTCTGCGACGAAATCATCTGCGAGGAGCTGCGGGATTGTCCCAGCCCCGAAATCCCCTTCGGAGAGTGCTGCCCCATATGTCCCACTGACCAGCCCAGCg aaatttggggggggggtgtcatttGCCTCACCCCGCGCTTTGCCTTGCAGGGGCAGAAGGGTGAACCCGGTGACATTAAAGAT gtCGTAGGACCCCGAGGGCCTCCGGGACCACAG gGCCCGGCAGGTGAGCAGGGCCAGCGAGGGGACCGCGGTGAGAAGGGGGAGAAG ggTGCTCCCGGCCCCCGGGGCAGGGATGGAGAACCCGGCACCCCTGGGAATCCcggcccccctggcccccccggACCTCCTGGCCCCCCTGGCCTTGGTGGG AACTTCGCAGCTCAGATGGCGGGTGGCTTCGACGAGAAGGCTGGAGGCGCACAGATGGGCGTCATGCAGGGACCCATG GGCCCCATGGGACCTCGCGGCCCCCCCGGACCTTCCGGCGCTCCC GGTCCCCAAGGATTTCAAGGCAACCCCGGCGAGCCCGGCGAGCCCGGCGCTGCT GGTCCGATGGGTCCCCGGGGACCTCCGGGACCTCCTGGGAAACCCGGTGATGAC GGCGAGACCGGCAAACCCGGCAAATCTGGCGAGCgtggcccccccggcccccag GGTGCTCGTGGCTTCCCTGGGACCCCCGGTCTCCCCGGAGTGAAAGGCCACCGG GGCTACCCCGGTTTGGACGGTGCCAAAGGAGAGGCGGGAGCTCCTGGAGCCAAG GGTGAATCCGGCTCCCCCGGCGAGAACGGCTCCCCCGGCCCCATG ggTCCCCGCGGGCTGCCCGGTGAGCGAGGACGTCCTGGCCCCTCCGGCGCTGCG GGTGCTCGTGGCAACGATGGTCTCCCCGGCCCAGCCGGACCCCCG GGACCTGTCGGCCCGGCCGGAGCCCCCGGCTTTCCCGGCGCCCCCGGCTCGAAG GGTGAAGCTGGTCCCACCGGCGCTCGGGGGCCTGAGGGTGCCCAGGGCCCCCGCGGTGAATCCGGCACCCCCGGCTCTCCCGGCCCCGCCGGTGCCCCC GGGAACCCCGGGACTGACGGAATCCCCGGCGCGAAGGGCTCGGCG GGTGCCCCCGGCATCGCCGGCGCCCCAGGCTTCCCCGGCCCCCGCGGCCCGCCCGGGCCCCAGGGTGCCACCGGCCCGCTGGGACCCAAGGGACAGACG GGAGAACCCGGCATCGCCGGCTTCAAAGGCGAACAGGGACCGAAGGGCGAGACG ggaCCCGCAGGACCCCAAGGTGCCCCTGGGCCGGCTGGTGAGGAAGGCAAGAGAGGAGCCCGTGGTGAACCGGGTGCTGCCGGCCCTGTGGGACCACCTGGAGAGAGG GGTGCTCCCGGCAATCGTGGCTTCCCCGGGCAGGACGGGCTGGCTGGACCCAAG gGTGCTCCGGGCGAGCGTGGCCCCGCTGGCCTCGCGGGGCCCAAGGGAGCCACCGGTGACCCCGGACGCCCCGGAGAGCCCGGGCTGCCCGGAGCCAGG GGTCTCACCGGCCGCCCAGGTGACGCTGGTCCTCAAGGCAAAGTCGGCCCAACC GGCGCTCCCGGCGAGgacggccgccccggcccccccggcccgcaGGGTGCTCGTGGCCAGCCCGGTGTGATGGGATTCCCCGGTCCCAAAGGTGCTAAT GGCGAGCCTGGAAAAGCCGGTGAGAAGGGACTCCCCggtgccccggggctgcgg GGTCTTCCTGGCAAGGACGGCGAGACGGGAGCTGCCGGCCCCCCCGGACCTGCC GGTCCCGCGGGCGAGAGAGGAGAACAAGGAGCCCCCGGTCCCTCCGGCTTCCAG GGGCTGCCCGGGCCACCAGGTCCCCCCGGAGAGAGCGGCAAACCCGGAGATCAG GGTGTTCCCGGAGAAGCCGGTGCCCCCGGTCTCGTCGGTCCCAGA ggtgAACGTGGCTTCCCTGGCGAACGTGGCTCTCCTGGTGCACAAGGGCTGCAAGGTCCCCGCGGGCTCCCTGGCACACCGGGCACCGACGGACCCAAG GGTGCAACTGGACCGGCCGGCCCCAACGGCGCCCAGGGTCCCCCGGGGCTGCAGGGAATGCCCGGTGAGAGAGGAGCCGCCGGCATTGCCGGTCCCAAGGGAGACCGG GGAGACGTCGGAGAGAAGGGCCCCGAGGGAGCCCCCGGAAAGGACGGCGCACGC GGTCTGACAGGTCCCATCggtccccccggccccgctggcccCAACGGCGAGAAG GGTGAATCTGGCCCTCCCGGTCCATCCGGCGCTGCCGGCGCCCGTGGTGCCCCC GGCGAGCGCGGTGAGCCTGGTGCCCCCGGTCCCGCCGGATTTGCCGGCCCCCCG GGTGCCGACGGGCAACCTGGTGCCAAAGGCGAACAAGGAGAGCCCGGGCAGAAGGGTGACGCCGGCGCTCCTGGTCCCCAAGGTCCCTCTGGCGCACCTGGCCCGCAG ggTCCAACTGGTGTAACTGGTCCCAAAGGAGCCCGGGGTGCTCAGGGCCCCCCT ggaGCCACCGGATTCCCGGGTGCCGCCGGCCGTGTGGGACCACCCGGCCCTAAC GGTAACCCAGGCCCGCCCGGTCCCCCCGGCTCTGCTGGCAAAGACGGTCCCAAGGGTGCTCGTGGTGACGCCGGTCCCCCGGGCCGCGCCGGTGACCCCGGTCTCCAAGGCCCTGCCGGTCCCCCCGGTGAGAAAGGCGAACCTGGCGAGGACGGCCCTGCG GGTCCTGACGGTCCCCCCGGTCCCCAAGGTTTGGCAGGACAACGCGGCATCGTCGGTCTTCCCGGTCAGCGCGGTGAGAGAGGCTTCCCCGGGCTGCCGGGGCCATCG GGTGAACCTGGGAAACAAGGAGCACCCGGCTCTGCGGGCGACCGCGGTCCCCCCGGCCCCGTGGGTCCCCCCGGTTTGACAGGTCCCGCCGGTGAACCTGGGCGCGAG gGTAGCCCCGGTTCCGACGGACCCCCGGGCAGAGACGGCGCAGCCGGCGTGAAG GGCGATCGCGGCGAGACTGGTCCCGTGGGTGCCCCCGGTGCTCCCGGTGCCCCCGGCGCTCCCGGCCCTGTCGGTCCCACCGGCAAACAAGGAGACAGAGGCGAGACG gGTGCACAAGGTCCCATGGGTCCCTCCGGGCCTGCTGGCGCTCGAGGGATGCCG GGTCCCCAAGGGCCTCGCGGTGACAAGGGTGAGACGGGAGAAGCTGGAGAGAGGGGCCTGAAGGGCCACCGCGGCTTCACCGGGCTGCAGGGTCTTCCCGGACCACCC GGTCCTTCTGGAGATCAAGGTGCTGCTGGTCCCGCGGGTCCCTCTGGTCCCAGG GGTCCCCCCGGCCCCGTCGGCCCCTCTGGCAAAGATGGCTCCAACGGCATGCCCGGCCCCATCGGTCCCCCCGGCCCCCGCGGACGAAGCGGCGAACCAGGTCCTGCG GGTCCTCCCGGAAACCCAGGTCCCCCCGGTCCTCCCGGCCCCCCCGGCACCGGCATCGACATGTCGGCTTTCGCTGGCCTGGGTCAGACGGAGAAGGGTCCCGACCCCATCCGCTACATGCGAGCGGACGAGGCCGCCAGCAGCCTGCGGCAGCACGACGTCGAGGTGGACGCCACGCTCAAGTCCCTCAACAACCAGATCGAGAGCATCCGCAGCCCCGAGGGCTCCAAGAAGAACCCAGCCAGGACCTGCCGTGACATCAAGCTTTGCCATCCCGAGTGGAAGAGCG GAGACTACTGGATTGACCCGAACCAAGGCTGCACCTTGGACGCCATCAAAGTTTTCTGCAACATGGAGACGGGCGAGACCTGTGTCTACCCCaaccccagcagcatccccaagAAGAACTGGTGGACCAGCAAGACCAAAGACAAGAAGCATGTCTGGTTCGCAGAGACCATTAACGGCGGTTTCCAC TTTAGCTACGGCGATGAAGACCTGGCTCCCAACACCGCCAACATCCAGATGACCTTCCTCCGCCTCCTGTCCACCGAAGGCTCCCAGAACGTCACTTACCACTGCAAGAACAGCATCGCCTACATGGACGAGGAGACGGGCAACCTGAAGAAAGCCATCCTCATCCAGGGCTCCAACGACGTGGAGATCAGAGCCGAGGGCAACAGCAGGTTCACGTACAGCGTCCTGGAGGACGGTTGCACG AAACACACTGGCAAATGGGGCAAGACAGTCATTGAGTACCGATCGCAGAAGACCTCACGCCTGCCCATTGTAGATATTGCACCTATGGACATTGGTGGAGCCGATCAGGAGTTTGGCGTGGATATTGGCCCAGTCTGCTTCTTGtaa